From one Danio rerio strain Tuebingen ecotype United States chromosome 19, GRCz12tu, whole genome shotgun sequence genomic stretch:
- the LOC108180115 gene encoding serine/threonine-protein kinase pim-2-like: MALKRKRCSQDTQVYDLHTRTPPISSANVAENHSPVSVGEEIQIQVRKKRRWESFEKPLSLYAEDDNQWMNFLSGQKRKRSCHSSHVNDFHPRTPPISITSLQSTDVAEESERKRRRTDSPEKLLSCKVQKSSSSSSQEDQTSVQIHKKSSEGDILDQYELGKEIGEGGFGSVYEGKRLEDGLEVAVKIARKPSNMEYINIAGHPEPLPLEIGLLILAHRGGKVPEIIELLDWQDQQDCYIMILERPSPCVDLLDFIMSLGSITERQAQKIMEQATTAGLMCCRRGVFHRDIKLENLLVNTDTLEVKLIDFGCGALLQESGYDSFCGTKEYFPPEYYLDDEYHAEPSTVWSLGVLLFLLLCQRFPEVTDTQRIDDGNWTEPGLSEECCDLIQALLQENPSQRIPLEEIILHQWFKVKE, encoded by the exons ATGGCATTGAAAAGAAAGCGTTGTTCTCAAGACACTCAAGTGTATGATTTACATACTCGTACACCTCCGATATCCAGCGCCAATGTGGCTGAGAACCATTCACCCGTTAGTGTTGGTGAGGAGATTCAGATACAAGTGAGAAAGAAGAGGAGGTGGGAGAGTTTTGAAAAGCCGCTCTCCCTTTATGCTGAGG ATGACAACCAGTGGATGAATTTTCTCAGTGGCCAAAAGAGAAAACGAAGTTGTCACAGCTCTCATGTGAACGATTTCCATCCTCGTACACCTCCGATATCCATCACCAGCCTTCAGTCCACTGATGTTGCTGAGGAAAGtgagagaaagaggagaaggaCTGACAGTCCTGAAAAGCTGCTCTCCTGTAAAGTCCAGAAGTCCAGCAGCAGCTCTAGTCAGGAGGACCAGACTTCTGTTCAGATCCACAAGAAGAGTTCTGAAG GTGACATTCTGGACCAGTATGAGCTCGGCAAGGAGATTGGAGAGGGAGGATTTGGCAGCGTCTATGAAGGGAAGCGCTTGGAGGATGGCCTtgag GTGGCAGTAAAAATTGCCAGAAAGCCATCGAACATGGAATACATCAACATC GCTGGTCATCCTGAGCCCCTTCCTTTAGAGATCGGCCTGTTGATACTGGCTCATAGAGGCGGCAAGGTTCCAGAGATCATTGAGCTGCTGGACTGGCAGGACCAGCAGGATTGTTACATCATGATCCTGGAACGACCTTCACCATGTGTAGATCTGTTGGACTTCATAATGTCTCTCGGCTCCATCACTGAACGCCAGGCTCAAAAGATCATGGAGCAGGCAACAACGGCCGGTCTCATGTGCTGCAGACGTGGGGTATTCCACCGGGACATAAAGCTGGAGAACCTGCTGGTCAACACGGACACGCTTGAGGTCAAGCTAATTGACTTTGGCTGTGGGGCTCTTCTCCAGGAATCTGGCTATGACAGTTTCTGTG GCACAAAGGAGTACTTTCCACCAGAGTACTACCTGGACGACGAATACCATGCAGAACCATCCACTGTATGGTCTTTAGGAGTTCTGTTATTCCTGCTGCTGTGTCAACGATTTCCTGAAGTCACGGACACGCAGAGGATCGATGATGGAAACTGGACTGAGCCTGGATTGTCAGAAG AATGCTGTGATTTGATTCAAGCTCTCCTGCAGGAAAACCCAAGCCAGCGGATTCCTCTGGAAGAAATCATTCTCCATCAATGGTTTAAG GTCAAGGAATAA